Proteins encoded in a region of the Cytobacillus pseudoceanisediminis genome:
- the speB gene encoding agmatinase, which translates to MRFDEAYSGNVFIKSHPSYEESEAVIYGMPMDWTVSYRPGSRFGPARIREVSIGLEEYSPYLDRELEEVKYYDAGDIPLPFGNPQKSIDMIEEFIDQLLAEDKFPLGMGGEHLVSWPVIKAMYKKYPDLAIIHMDAHTDLRVDYEGEPLSHSTPIRKAADLIGPGNIYSFGIRSGMKEEFQWAKEVGMHISKFEVHKPLKDILPKLAGRPVYVTIDIDVLDPAHAPGTGTVDAGGITSRELLASIHEIAHSDVKVVGADLVEVAPIYDPSEQTANTASKLIREMILGWVNKK; encoded by the coding sequence GTGCGTTTTGATGAAGCCTATTCAGGCAATGTGTTTATTAAAAGCCATCCTAGTTATGAGGAAAGTGAAGCGGTCATTTATGGAATGCCAATGGACTGGACAGTCAGCTATCGTCCGGGCTCCCGTTTCGGCCCTGCCCGTATCCGAGAAGTGTCAATCGGGCTTGAAGAGTATAGCCCATACCTGGACCGTGAGCTTGAAGAGGTAAAATATTATGATGCCGGCGATATTCCGCTGCCATTCGGAAATCCGCAGAAAAGCATCGATATGATTGAGGAGTTTATCGATCAGCTTCTGGCGGAGGATAAATTTCCGCTTGGCATGGGCGGAGAACATTTGGTTTCCTGGCCTGTCATCAAAGCAATGTACAAAAAATATCCAGATTTGGCGATTATCCACATGGACGCCCATACAGACCTTCGTGTGGATTATGAAGGGGAGCCATTATCTCATTCAACGCCAATCCGCAAAGCAGCTGATTTGATTGGTCCTGGCAATATCTATTCTTTTGGCATCCGTTCCGGCATGAAAGAAGAATTCCAGTGGGCGAAGGAAGTCGGCATGCACATTTCAAAATTCGAAGTGCATAAGCCATTGAAAGATATTCTTCCTAAGCTTGCAGGACGTCCGGTCTATGTAACGATTGATATTGATGTTCTGGACCCTGCCCACGCGCCGGGAACAGGCACAGTCGACGCAGGCGGCATTACGTCAAGAGAGCTTCTTGCTTCTATTCATGAAATTGCCCATTCAGATGTTAAAGTCGTTGGAGCTGACCTTGTCGAGGTTGCGCCCATCTATGATCCATCTGAACAAACAGCCAATACAGCAAGCAAACTGATCCGGGAAATGATTCTTGGATGGGTTAATAAAAAATAA